A portion of the Actomonas aquatica genome contains these proteins:
- a CDS encoding PQQ-binding-like beta-propeller repeat protein, translated as MPTHSLVIPRFGRALLVAAAAFSLVSAPLHAAEKLWTAKLKEKVTWNALTDLGTLLIGTNGAVQSFDPDTGELLWTRDDLDKTSEFNVREVHGAPYLLCNHSKGLGGTKVKLMAIDYLSGETVWETDEIMGQYLATYSIPSHQMAIFALNSWEGSKDEQGMIFRAVDVLTGEVKWQTRYGKANEVRLHIADNTGKFAPRQDLSGYHDPLVDGDMAYLGFRGVDALNLTTGEIVWTQEFKPGHKDFKRTYAPLRIDGDRIYAAGGGSVLALNKADGSVLWKSDRISSYAGLFKSRDNAIVSQVEPINGKVFIRFGGNFSNGQSVLLREPLGVAAFDANTGDELFKFAKPKEGITNLMIIPEHNTVLFADAKKLYGLNIEGAAVTEKFEVEIEFKRKMGGGDVAKIGLGALGGLSGLAKGAMSSSKSRLDVPVAIVRRDGHIVVMGKQHLMAFDPVAQDIKWSTYYAAPGNVLGDSLMFAVTALAATAGNAQVAQAPSYSSSQYRSGVGNIHGALDRYNARAGKRNAATQSSGGYSYVLTNVEEGRKKGIGLMGISLENGEGEKQLLLKDKKPEYLVDEALDRLFHIEKGKTIIAYGL; from the coding sequence CTGCACGCAGCCGAAAAACTCTGGACCGCCAAACTCAAAGAAAAGGTCACTTGGAACGCGCTCACGGATCTGGGCACGCTGCTCATCGGCACCAATGGCGCGGTGCAGTCTTTCGACCCCGACACGGGCGAACTGCTCTGGACGCGCGACGACCTCGACAAAACCAGCGAGTTCAACGTGCGCGAAGTGCACGGCGCGCCCTACCTGCTGTGCAACCATTCCAAGGGCCTCGGCGGCACCAAGGTGAAGCTCATGGCCATCGACTACCTCTCCGGTGAAACCGTCTGGGAAACCGATGAGATCATGGGCCAATACCTCGCCACCTACTCGATCCCGTCCCACCAGATGGCGATCTTTGCCCTCAACAGCTGGGAAGGCTCCAAGGACGAGCAAGGCATGATCTTCCGCGCGGTCGACGTGCTCACCGGCGAGGTGAAGTGGCAGACCCGCTACGGCAAAGCCAATGAGGTGCGCCTCCACATCGCCGACAACACCGGGAAGTTCGCGCCGCGTCAGGACCTGTCCGGCTACCACGATCCGCTCGTCGACGGCGACATGGCTTACCTCGGTTTCCGTGGCGTCGACGCCCTCAACCTCACCACCGGCGAGATCGTCTGGACACAGGAATTTAAGCCCGGTCACAAGGACTTCAAACGCACCTACGCGCCGCTGCGCATCGACGGCGATCGCATCTACGCCGCCGGTGGTGGTTCGGTGCTCGCGCTCAACAAAGCCGACGGTTCCGTCCTCTGGAAGAGCGACCGCATCTCCAGCTACGCCGGTCTCTTTAAGTCCCGCGACAACGCCATCGTTTCCCAGGTCGAGCCGATCAACGGCAAGGTCTTCATCCGCTTCGGCGGCAACTTCTCCAACGGCCAATCGGTCTTGCTGCGGGAGCCCCTCGGCGTAGCCGCCTTTGATGCGAACACCGGCGACGAACTCTTCAAATTCGCCAAGCCCAAGGAAGGCATCACCAACCTCATGATTATCCCCGAGCACAACACCGTGCTCTTCGCCGACGCCAAAAAACTCTACGGTCTCAACATCGAGGGTGCGGCGGTGACGGAGAAGTTTGAGGTCGAGATCGAGTTCAAGCGCAAGATGGGGGGCGGTGACGTTGCCAAGATCGGCCTCGGCGCGCTGGGCGGTCTCTCCGGCCTCGCCAAGGGCGCGATGTCTTCGAGCAAGAGCCGCCTCGACGTGCCGGTCGCGATCGTGCGCCGCGATGGTCACATCGTGGTGATGGGCAAGCAGCACCTCATGGCTTTTGATCCGGTGGCGCAGGACATCAAGTGGTCCACTTACTACGCCGCGCCGGGCAACGTGTTGGGCGACTCGCTCATGTTTGCGGTCACCGCGCTCGCCGCCACCGCCGGCAACGCCCAGGTCGCGCAGGCCCCGTCGTATTCGTCCAGTCAATACCGCAGCGGCGTGGGCAACATCCATGGCGCGCTCGACCGCTACAACGCCCGCGCCGGCAAACGCAACGCGGCCACCCAGTCCAGCGGCGGTTACTCCTACGTGCTCACCAACGTCGAGGAAGGCCGCAAGAAGGGCATCGGCCTGATGGGTATCTCGCTCGAAAACGGCGAAGGCGAGAAGCAGCTCCTGCTCAAGGACAAGAAGCCGGAATACCTCGTCGACGAAGCGCTCGACCGCCTCTTCCACATCGAGAAGGGCAAAACGATCATCGCCTACGGC